Proteins encoded within one genomic window of Epinephelus lanceolatus isolate andai-2023 chromosome 9, ASM4190304v1, whole genome shotgun sequence:
- the p2rx2 gene encoding P2X purinoceptor 2 — protein MCEILNAFTMGLRDFIKEYFLSFWDYETPKVMVVKNRTLGVIYRSVQFLVITYFIWYVFISQKAYQESETRPESSVYTLMKGTADHGDHILDTVEYARPSEGGDVISTILRRDVTYDQKHGTCAENFKVAKANCTKHSDCVEGEVDFDGHGRRTGKCVQYYNYTFKTCEIESWCPIEEFAAVREPALVEAINFTVFIRNSIHFPRFKVLRGNIKDASNKRDMQKYLNKCHYHEEKEPYCPNFRLGYIADQARENFTELCKTGGVIGVFINWKCNLDLDPSHCKPTYSFRRLDLRKDQASSGYYYRFAKYYSKDGEESRTLIKAYGIRLDVIVHGHAGKFSPIPTIISTVTAMTSVGICTIICDWIMLTFIDKNEVYSERKFDEVIKEPTVPMPTELSYIHSYGSNHSDLSDGVPL, from the exons ATGTGTGAAATATTGAATGCGTTCACCATGGGGCTACGTGACTTTATAAAGgagtattttctttctttctgggACTATGAGACACCTAAGGTGATGGTGGTCAAAAACAGGACTCTTGGAGTCATATACAGAAGCGTCCAGTTCCTTGTGATCACCTATTTCATCTG GTACGTCTTCATCAGCCAGAAAGCCTACCAAGAGAGTGAAACTCGTCCAGAGAGCTCAGTATACACGCTCATGAAAGGCACAGCAGATCATGGAGATCATATCTTGGACACAGTGGAGTATGCTCGACCTTCAGAG GGTGGTGATGTAATAAGCACAATATTGAGACGAGACGTTACCTATGATCAGAAGCACGGAACCTGCGCTGAG AATTTCAAAGTTGCCAAAGCCAACTGCACGAAACACTCTGACTGTGTCGAGGGAGAGGTTGACTTTGATGGCCATG GCAGAAGGACTGGAAAGTGTGTTCAGTACTACAACTACACCTTCAAAACCTGCGAGATTGAATCCTGGTGTCCGATTGAGGAGTTTGCTGCAGTACG AGAACCAGCGTTAGTGGAGGCCATCAATTTCACGGTGTTCATCAGGAACTCTATCCACTTCCCCAGATTTAAAGTGCTGAG GGGAAATATCAAAGATGCTTCAAACAAGCGTGACATGCAGAAATACCTCAATAAGTGTCATTATCACGAGGAGAAGGAGCCCTACTGTCCAAACTTCCGCCTGGGCTACATCGCAGATCAAGCCAGGGAGAACTTCACTGAGCTCTGCAAGACT GGAGGAGTGATAGGTGTTTTCATCAACTGGAAGTGTAACCTGGACCTGGATCCTTCTCACTGTAAACCAACATATTCCTTCCGTCGTCTTGATCTCCGAAAGGACCAGGCCAGCTCTGGTTACTATTACAG GTTTGCCAAATATTACAGTAAGGATGGGGAAGAGTCCCGGACACTCATTAAGGCCTACGGCATCCGTCTGGATGTCATAGTTCACGGGCAT GCTGGTAAATTCAGTCCCATCCCAACCATCATCAGTACAGTGACTGCTATGACTTCAGTTGGGATT TGCACCATTATTTGTGACTGGATCATGTTGACTTTCATCGATAAGAACGAAGTCTACAGTGAGAGGAAGTTTGATGAG GTTATCAAGGAGCCCACGGTGCCCATGCCCACAGAGCTCAGCTACATCCACAGCTACGGCTCAAACCATTCAGACCTGTCAGATGGTGTCccgctgtga
- the pes gene encoding pescadillo — protein MGGLQKKKFERGSATNYITRNKARKKLQLSLPDFRRLCILKGIYPHEPKHKKKVNKGSTAPRTFYLLKDIRFLLHEPIVGKFRDYKIFVRKLKKAYGKTEWSAVERLKENKPTYKLDHIIKERYPSFIDALRDIDDALCMCFLFSTFARTGKCHVQTIQLCRRLTVEWMNYVITSRALRKVFISIKGIYYQAEVMGQLITWLVPYQFSHDHPTDVDYRVMATFTEMYTTLLGFINFRLYHSLNLLYPPKLDVQAESGLKEENEEDYAMDSESYLEKLSALSASLARVVSTAEEEEAQLDQFPIEGEDMENMEAREREQKQQEAQKKLFEGLKFFLNREVPRESLAFVIRCFGGQVAWDKSVCIGSMYEVTDETITHQIVDRPNIDKQYINRYYIQPQWVYDCVNAKILLPVEDYFLGVTLPPHLSPFVEEKDGDYVPPEKLKIMALQRGEKPAQEEEQEDEEGEDEEEEDDEEEEEEEEEEEDDDEEAEEKNLKEMEEQRSQGKSLPVKVTPGKVKVENAARLEQEEKAEEKRLAIMMMKKKEKYLYDKIMFGKKRKVREANKLTAKRKAHDDAEKLKKKKAKK, from the exons ATGGGAGGTCTTCAGAAGAAAAAG TTTGAGAGGGGCTCTGCCACCAACTACATCACCAGAAACAAAGCTCGCAAGAAGTTGCAGCTGAGCCTCCCGGACTTCAG GCGACTGTGCATCCTTAAAGGCATCTACCCTCATGAGCCCAAGCACAAGAAGAAGGTGAACAAGGGCTCTACCGCCCCGAGGACCTTCTACCTGCTCAAAGACATCCGCTTTCTGCTGCACGAGCCAATCGTTGGCAAGTTCAGAGACTACAAG ATATTTGTACGCAAACTTAAGAAGGCTTACGGAAAAACAGAATGGTCTGCTGTGGAGAGACTGAAGGAGAACAAGCCGACCTACAAATTGGACCACATCATCAAAGAAAG ataCCCCTCCTTCATCGATGCTCTCCGTGATATCGATGATGCCCTCTGTATGTGCTTCCTCTTCTCCACCTTCGCCCGAACAGGAAAATGCCACGTTCAGACGATCCAGCTGTGCAGGCGTCTCACTGTGGAGTGGATGAACTATGTGATCACATCTCGTGCTCTCAGAAAG GTTTTCATCTCCATCAAGGGAATATATTACCAAGCTGAGGTGATGGGACAGCTCATTACATGGCTGGTGCCATATCAGTTCTCCCATGAT caCCCAACAGATGTCGACTACAGAGTAATGGCAACTTTCACAGAGATGTACACCACTCTTCTGGGGTTCATAAACTTTAGGCTTTACCATTCCCTCAACCTGCTCTACCCACCAAAG CTGGACGTTCAAGCAGAGTCGGGGCTGAAGGAAGAGAATGAGGAAGACTATGCCATGGACTCAGAAAGCTATTTAGAG AAACTGTCAGCTCTCAGTGCCAGTCTGGCACGTGTGGTTtccacagcagaggaggaggaggctcagTTGGACCAGTTTCCCATTGAAGGG gagGACATGGAAAACATGGAGGCCAGGGAAAGGGAACAGAAACAACAAGAGGCTCAGAAAAAGCTTTTTGAGGGGCTCAAGTTCTTCCTCAACAGAGAGGTGCCCCGGGAGTCGCTGGCTTTTGTCATCAG GTGTTTTGGCGGTCAGGTGGCCTGGGACAAGTCTGTGTGTATCGGCAGCATGTATGAGGTGACAGATGAGACCATAACGCATCAAATTGTTGACAGACCCAACATAGACAAACAGTACATCAACAG GTACTACATCCAGCCCCAGTGGGTGTATGATTGTGTGAATGCCAAAATCCTTCTCCCTGTGGAGGACTACTTCCTTGGAGTGACTCTGCCCCCCCATCTCTCTCCCTTCGTTGAGGAGAAGGACGGAGACTACGTGCCGCCCGAAAAACTAAAGATCATGGCCTTACAACGAGGAGAAAAGCCTG CCCAAGAAGAGGAGcaagaggatgaggagggtgaggatgaagaggaggaagatgacgaagaagaagaggaggaggaggaggaggaagaagatgatgatgaagaggcagaggagaagaaTCTGAAAGAGATGGAAGAACAAAGATCCCAGGGCAAG TCTCTGCCAGTCAAAGTGACGCCTGGGAAAGTGAAAGTAGAAAATGCAGCACGCttggagcaggaggagaaggCAGAGGAGAAGCGTCTGGCCATCATGATGatgaagaaaaaggaaaagtacCTCTACGACAAGATCATGTTCGGAAAGAAGAGAAAAGTCAGAGAG GCGAACAAGCTGACTGCCAAGAGGAAGGCCCACGATGATGCTGAaaaattaaagaagaaaaaggcCAAAAAATGA
- the gal3st1a gene encoding galactosylceramide sulfotransferase: MAVKQGRQWRSMCKGLVLGTLLTSCMILLYCLSTPQIHLSLPEVPVPYSCAHRPSQLHPRSTTNSSQQTHGQTCTPKVDVMFMKTHKTASSTFLNILFRFGEKHRLKFAFPDSRNDFFYPSPFQRSQVKDYRPGMCFNIICNHMRFNAPEVAKLLPMDTSYITILRDPAELFESSFHYFGRLVPFTWKIPGDDKLTEFLRDPHNYFDPEGFNSFYLKNLLFFDFGQDNTLELDDPRVEEGIRFITDRFQLVMLVEYFEESLILLKDALCWEMDDVLFFKLNARKGSTVSKLTTELRARALEWNAIDWKLYQHFNQTFWKKVDAYGRQRMAEDVAELRRRNAEMASICIEGGRAVEAGSIQETAMQPWQPIGEKSIMGYNLKKNVDKVHRKLCRKMLMPELQYLTELGVNLWITRLWGHVRDIINW; the protein is encoded by the exons ATGGCTGTCAAGCAAGGGAGGCAGTGGAGGTCCATGTGCAAAGGCCTGGTCCTGGGTACCCTCCTGACCAGCTGCATGATCCTGCTTTACTGCCTCTCCACTCCACAGATCCACCTCAGTCTGCCTGA GGTTCCAGTGCCTTACTCCTGTGCCCACCGTCCATCCCAGCTCCACCCAAGATCAACCacaaacagctcacaacaaACCCACGGCCAGACCTGCACTCCTAAAGTGGACGTCATGTTCATGAAGACACACAAAACGGCCAGCAGCACCTTCCTCAACATCCTTTTCCGCTTTGGGGAGAAGCACCGGCTCAAATTTGCCTTCCCTGACAGCAGAAACGACTTCTTCTATCCGTCCCCTTTCCAGCGCTCCCAGGTTAAAGACTACAGACCTGGAATGTGCTTCAACATTATCTGTAATCACATGCGCTTCAATGCACCTGAGGTGGCCAAGTTACTACCAATGGACACTTCCTATATCACTATTCTGCGAGACCCTGCAGAGCTTTTTGAGTCATCCTTCCATTACTTTGGCCGCCTGGTGCCTTTTACTTGGAAGATACCAGGTGATGACAAGCTGACTGAGTTTTTACGTGACCCCCATAACTACTTTGATCCAGAGGGCTTCAACTCTTTCTACCTCAAGAATCTGCTGTTCTTTGACTTTGGACAGGACAACACTCTGGAGCTGGATGACCCGCGGGTAGAAGAGGGAATCAGATTTATCACTGACCGCTTTCAGCTGGTCATGTTGGTGGAGTACTTTGAAGAATCACTCATCCTACTTAAGGATGCCCTCTGCTGGGAGATGGACGACGTGCTCTTCTTCAAGCTCAACGCCCGTAAGGGATCCACTGTGTCCAAACTCACCACTGAGCTGAGAGCAAGGGCTCTTGAGTGGAACGCTATTGACTGGAAGCTGTACCAGCATTTCAACCAGACTTTTTGGAAGAAAGTAGATGCATATGGACGACAGCGTATGGCTGAGGATGTGGCAGAGCTTAGGAGAAGGAACGCAGAGATGGCATCCATCTGTATCGAGGGGGGAAGAGCTGTCGAAGCTGGCAGCATCCAAGAGACAGCCATGCAGCCCTGGCAGCCCATTGGAGAGAAGTCCATCATGGGCTATAACCTGAAGAAGAACGTGGACAAGGTGCATCGGAAATTGTGCCGAAAGATGTTGATGCCGGAGCTTCAGTACTTAACAGAACTTGGTGTTAACCTGTGGATCACCAGGCTGTGGGGCCATGTCCGAGATATCATTAACTGGTGA